A single window of Polaribacter sp. SA4-10 DNA harbors:
- a CDS encoding choice-of-anchor V domain-containing protein, with amino-acid sequence MKKHYFFKLLLLMIPFSAFLLISSSGGRDDGRSGSPGDGGASCTACHAGNADLGASASITTNIPAAGYDLNTDYTITVNSTSSSSKLGFQLTAENGSDTKVGSFVAGSGSRVTGQRITQSSPSTTGDWSFTWKSPATNEGSVTFYTAVNATNGNGGTSGDQVVLANTAVGVLGISDVKRLDFDVYPNPSSENVTFQLPSGSERATVEFYDYLGRLSLSDKVSISNSKINVQDLSSGVYIIKVLTDDKIGSQKFIKK; translated from the coding sequence ATGAAAAAACATTACTTTTTTAAATTATTATTATTGATGATTCCTTTTTCAGCATTTTTATTAATTTCAAGTTCGGGTGGTAGAGATGATGGCCGCTCTGGCTCTCCTGGTGATGGAGGTGCTAGTTGTACAGCTTGTCATGCTGGTAACGCAGACCTTGGGGCTTCAGCATCAATTACAACAAATATACCTGCAGCTGGGTATGATTTAAATACTGATTATACAATAACAGTAAACTCAACTTCATCTTCTTCAAAATTAGGATTTCAACTAACTGCTGAAAATGGTTCTGACACTAAAGTAGGTTCTTTTGTGGCTGGTTCTGGATCTAGAGTAACTGGACAAAGAATTACACAATCTAGTCCTTCAACTACTGGAGATTGGTCTTTTACTTGGAAATCGCCAGCAACAAATGAAGGAAGTGTTACATTTTATACAGCAGTAAATGCAACAAATGGTAATGGAGGGACTTCTGGTGATCAAGTTGTTCTTGCAAATACGGCTGTTGGAGTTTTAGGCATTTCAGATGTAAAACGTTTAGACTTTGATGTGTATCCAAACCCATCATCAGAAAACGTAACATTTCAGTTACCTTCTGGTTCAGAGAGAGCTACAGTAGAATTTTATGATTATTTAGGAAGATTGTCATTATCTGATAAAGTATCAATTTCTAATAGTAAAATTAATGTACAAGACTTAAGTTCTGGTGTTTATATTATAAAAGTCCTTACGGATGATAAAATAGGAAGCCAAAAGTTTATCAAAAAATAA
- a CDS encoding GlmU family protein translates to MNYILFDGDVRNSLLPFTYTKPVADIRVGILTIREKWEKHLGLTTTTVTEEYLEEKYPMVELEENILINASFCPTENLVEKVKNLSENEAIFKGEDVIAFFTTDSQEEVNFDEYTQIEFEEELIQIKNTWDIFSLNDKAIQEDFNFLTEGRTSQPIPEGTRCINKENIFIEEGAEVVFANLNASTGPIYIGKDALVMENSSVRGPFAMCENSVLKMGAKVYGATTLGPHCKVGGEVSNSVLFAFSNKGHDGYLGNSVIGEWCNLGADTNISNLKNNYAEVKLWDYETGRFAKTGLQFCGLMMGDHSKCGINTMFNTGTVIGVSANIFGSGFPRNFVPSYSWGGASGFTEYKTDKVFEVATVVMKRRSIIFDEKEQKILEHIFEETKQYRNY, encoded by the coding sequence ATGAACTATATATTATTTGATGGCGATGTTAGAAATTCGTTATTACCTTTTACATACACAAAACCTGTTGCAGATATTAGAGTAGGTATTTTAACCATAAGAGAAAAATGGGAAAAACATTTAGGCTTAACAACTACAACAGTTACAGAAGAATATTTAGAAGAAAAATATCCAATGGTAGAATTGGAAGAAAATATTTTAATTAATGCTTCATTCTGTCCAACTGAAAATTTGGTAGAAAAGGTTAAAAACTTATCAGAAAACGAAGCTATTTTTAAAGGGGAAGATGTTATTGCTTTTTTTACTACTGATTCTCAAGAGGAAGTAAATTTTGATGAATATACTCAGATTGAGTTTGAAGAAGAATTGATTCAAATTAAAAACACTTGGGATATTTTTTCTTTAAATGATAAAGCAATTCAGGAAGATTTTAACTTTCTTACAGAAGGAAGAACATCTCAACCTATACCTGAAGGAACAAGATGTATTAACAAAGAGAATATTTTTATAGAAGAAGGTGCTGAAGTTGTTTTTGCAAATTTAAATGCTTCTACGGGCCCTATTTATATAGGTAAAGATGCCTTAGTTATGGAAAACTCATCTGTTAGAGGTCCGTTTGCAATGTGTGAAAATTCAGTTTTAAAAATGGGCGCAAAAGTATACGGAGCTACAACTTTAGGACCTCATTGTAAGGTAGGAGGAGAAGTGAGTAATTCTGTTTTATTTGCATTTTCTAATAAAGGACATGATGGCTATTTAGGGAATTCTGTGATAGGAGAATGGTGTAACTTAGGAGCAGATACAAACATTTCTAATCTTAAAAATAATTATGCTGAAGTAAAACTATGGGATTATGAAACAGGTCGTTTTGCAAAAACGGGTTTGCAGTTTTGTGGTTTAATGATGGGAGATCATTCTAAATGTGGAATTAATACCATGTTTAATACAGGAACTGTTATTGGTGTAAGTGCCAATATTTTTGGTAGTGGATTTCCACGTAATTTTGTCCCTTCTTATAGTTGGGGAGGAGCTTCTGGTTTTACAGAATATAAAACCGATAAAGTTTTTGAAGTTGCTACTGTAGTTATGAAACGTAGGAGTATCATTTTTGACGAAAAAGAACAAAAAATTCTTGAACACATTTTTGAAGAAACAAAACAATATAGAAATTATTAA
- a CDS encoding head GIN domain-containing protein yields the protein MNKKILLTGLILTITFAVNAQDWWGNSEKIKGNGKVVTVKRTTSDYEGITAGGSFDVILIKGKEGEISIEGEENIIPFIETEVSGNKLKINYKKNTNIRTTKRVTVTVTFSDIRSISLGGSGNISSEDLIKSTDFNVRLGGSGNITLKVDSDSLRASIGGSGNIDLSGNTNELNCTIAGSGGIKAYELKTNEVRANVAGSGSIKTTVKTKIKANLVGSGNIYYKGNPKHIDSKSVGSGSVVDRN from the coding sequence ATGAATAAGAAAATACTTTTAACTGGCTTAATTTTAACAATCACATTTGCAGTAAATGCACAAGATTGGTGGGGAAATAGTGAAAAAATAAAAGGGAACGGAAAAGTTGTTACTGTCAAAAGAACAACTTCAGATTATGAGGGTATAACTGCAGGTGGTTCTTTTGATGTTATTCTTATAAAAGGAAAAGAAGGTGAAATTTCTATTGAAGGTGAAGAGAATATTATTCCTTTTATAGAAACTGAAGTTTCTGGAAATAAACTTAAGATTAACTACAAAAAAAACACAAATATTAGAACTACAAAAAGAGTAACTGTTACTGTTACCTTTTCTGATATTAGAAGCATAAGTTTAGGTGGTTCTGGTAATATTTCAAGTGAAGACCTTATAAAAAGCACCGATTTTAATGTACGTTTAGGAGGTTCTGGTAATATTACTTTAAAAGTAGATTCAGACTCTTTAAGAGCTTCTATTGGTGGGTCTGGTAATATTGACTTGTCTGGTAACACAAATGAATTAAATTGTACTATTGCTGGCTCTGGAGGAATTAAAGCCTATGAATTAAAAACAAATGAAGTTCGTGCAAATGTTGCAGGTTCTGGAAGCATTAAAACGACTGTAAAAACTAAAATAAAAGCAAATTTAGTTGGCTCTGGAAATATTTATTACAAAGGAAATCCTAAACATATAGACAGTAAATCTGTTGGTTCTGGAAGTGTTGTAGACAGAAATTAA